Proteins from one Diprion similis isolate iyDipSimi1 chromosome 3, iyDipSimi1.1, whole genome shotgun sequence genomic window:
- the LOC124404641 gene encoding uncharacterized protein LOC124404641 translates to MAKFYNTEFKEALREIAQRVAHFNSPYDRVRIVEWTRRLAGIKDDTIDEAKNRNDYIQLLKIMTRGGRLHGVFLKCPPESDIPPLAEAMANFLSDQCPDLPRAGPVEPIVSRQTPDGCAYIAFRRIPEKGVLCYMAVSPDGLKFEESESENEENPELNETRID, encoded by the exons AtggcaaaattttataatacagAATTTAAAGAAGCACTCAGAGAAATTGCGCAAAGGGTGGCTCATTTTAATTCACCATACG ATCGCGTGCGAATCGTTGAGTGGACACGTCGCTTGGCCGGAATTAAAGACGACACGATAGACGAGGCGAAAAATCGAAACGACTATATTCAATTGCTGAAAATAATGACACGAGGTGGCCGTTTGCATGGTGTATTTTTGAAATGCCCACCCGAAAGTGATATCCCTCCACTGGCAGAGGCAATGGCCAATTTCCTCAGCGATCAATGTCCCGATCTGCCTCGTGCTGGACCCGTCGAACCGATCGTTTCCCGACAAACTCCTGACGGTTGCGCCTACATCGCATTCAGGAGGATACCGGAAAAGGGTGTGCTTTGCTACATGGCCGTCAGTCCGGATGGCCTCAAGTTTGAGGAAAGCGAGtccgaaaacgaggaaaacCCCGAGCTTAACGAGACAAGGATAGATTAG
- the LOC124404329 gene encoding axin isoform X1: MSGPRHSEAHCFNENSPRPPVPGEETGSRVSRLRQQSQALTPRRSSLAYTTASVPCDGSAPLGFEPEGSCGGTCMESVSPPACLRWARNLHSLLQDPEGIALFRKYLDQEGRPHAEPLNFWYACEGLKNHHDPDTIHQLVKLIYRRFFLNLQLPVPEDVRKEANRRVKEGRVDGKVFDNVQIEVEHLINETTYPNFLKSEMYLQYVQSYQNPDSGSCTSSGSSREMSVSCGPSLLPTLHEDSEFISSAHTSHSASETPGELRAGELRLTRDVLMATQQTRAMELRPKPEAYAGIYFQAGASPYHVPANRLHAQYSSYNPVSRQDSELQSLSSDARTESDNMSLTDSSVDGMSIGRPRSSKKQYMRQCRAMKESASLNRDPMVHCTVIPRTQRVPRDQTRSLKPEIFAQVLIEKLENVKRARETQEKLDRHLQDGEIIGGDVMNEPPTGGARTLADAIREKLLVEDDSDQAILDQHVSRVWSDLTPSRSPGLASPRPHSPERRRGLLHNYPHQRPYKQRKEKDVSSTFSADSGNIHDFPEGSDLLGAGSMSSLGSHLPKSKSIPSDYAESLNKPDLYQPSHDQRIRRSDISRRSTSSKKSMTELTDSGVSVVSDAPPLAASKDSRLLSWLKESDKKSDSKHSRHGKKYGSRSGSLERTSRETWGVPAQPFVADPGMPPLPQPHTATQLEEARRRLMEEDRARGGSSRQRYPNSGKLSCEPTNLNPSCIQSNQSTLRKSRQDPADFTTVVFSFCDEQLPYMTKIPGRNITLKQFKDCLLKKGSYRYFFKTACKDLDMKVIQEEITNDSEVLPLWEGKVMAQVKAME, encoded by the exons ATGAGTGGGCCGCGACATAGCGAAGCTCACTGCTTCAATGAGAACTCTCCGAGGCCACCGGTGCCTG GAGAGGAGACTGGCAGCCGTGTCAGCAGACTCCGTCAACAGAGCCAAGCCCTAACACCGAGGCGCTCTTCGCTTGCTTATACCACCGCTTCTGTTCCTTGCGATGGTTCGGCTCCGCTGGGTTTCGAGCCAGAGGGAAGCTGCGGTGGTACCTGTATGGAAAGCGTCTCGCCACCTGCCTGCCTCAGGTGGGCGAGGAACTTGCACTCGCTTCTACAAGATCCGGAGGGTATAGCATTGTTCAGAAAGTATCTCGACCAGGAAGGCAGGCCCCATGCGGAACCACTAAATTTTTGGTATGCCTGCGAAGGGCTGAAGAATCATCATGATCCGGACACGATACATCAGCTGGTCAAACTTATTTATAGAAG ATTCTTTCTCAACTTGCAGCTACCGGTGCCGGAAGATGTTAGGAAAGAAGCTAATCGCCGCGTCAAAGAAGGCCGAGTCGACGGAAAGGTGTTCGACAATGTTCAGATCGAAGTCGAACACCTTATCAACGAAACCACTTACCCAAACTTCCTCAAATCCGAAATGTACTTACAGTATGTTCAATCCTATCAAAACCCGGATTCTGGCAGTTGTACCAGTTCTGGGTCGAGTCGGGAAATGTCTGTATCCTGTGGGCCAAGCTTACTACCGACTCTCCACGAAGACAGCGAATTCATTAGTTCAGCTCACACCTCGCATTCGGCTAGCGAAACACCCGGGGAGTTGAGGGCTGGCGAATTAAGACTGACCAGGGATGTTCTCATGGCGACTCAACAAACCAGAGCGATGGAACTACGGCCTAAGCCAGAGGCCTATGCTGG CATTTACTTCCAAGCTGGTGCTAGTCCCTACCACGTGCCAGCCAACAGGTTACACGCTCAATATTCATCCTACAACCCAGTTTCAAGGCAGGATTCTGAACTGCAGAGTTTGAGCAGTGACGCCCGGACAGAATCCGATAATATGTCGCTCACCGACTCGTCTGT CGATGGTATGTCGATAGGAAGGCCTCGCAGTAGTAAAAAGCAGTACATGCGACAATGCAGGGCTATGAAAGAGTCGGCGAGTCTGAACCGTGATCCGATGGTACACTGCACGGTTATCCCTAGAACGCAACGAGTGCCTCGCGATCAAACACGTTCTTtaaagccggaaatttttgccCAAGTCTTGATagagaaattagaaaatgtaaaaagagCGCGCGAGACGCAGGAGAAATTGGACAGGCATTTGCAAGATGGGGAAATTATTGGCGGGGATGTGATGAACGAGCCTCCAACCGGCGGGGCCAGAACGCTGGCCGACGCCATTAGAGAAAAGCTTCTGGTCGAAGACGACAGTGATCAAGCTATTCTGGATCAACACGTATCCAGGGTTTGGTCAGATCTAACTCCGTCGAGATCACCTGGCCTCGCCTCACCCAGACCCCACTCTCCTGAACGGAGGCGAGGACTGCTGCACAATTATCCTCATCAACGACCatacaaacaaagaaaagaaaaagatgttTCGTCTACATTTTCGGCGGACAGCGGCAATATTCACGATTTTCCCGAAGGTAGCGATTTATTGGGAGCTGGTTCAATGAGCTCTCTAGGATCCCATTTGCCAAAATCGAAATCCATCCCATCCGATTATGCAGAATCACTGAATAAACCGGATCTTTACCAACCAT cTCACGATCAGAGAATCCGAAGGTCTGATATAAGTAGAAGATCGACATCTTCTAAAAAATCAATGACTGAATTAACTGACAGCGGTGTCAGTGTGGTGAGCGATGCACCTCCGTTAGCTGCTAGCAAAGACAGTCGCCTATTGTCTTGGTTGAAAGAATCTGATAAGAAAAGTGATTCTAAGCACAGTCGACATGGAAAGAAGTACGGTTCACGAAGCGGCTCTTTGGAGAGAACTAGCAGGGAGACTTGGGGCGTTCCTGCCCAACCTTTTGTCGCCGATCCTGGAATGCCTCCTCTGCCGCAACCACATACA GCCACGCAGCTAGAAGAAGCCAGAAGAAGGTTGATGGAAGAGGACAGAGCGAGAGGTGGTAGTAGTAGACAACGTTACCCAAATAGTGGTAAGCTGTCGTGTGAACCGACTAATCTAAATCCATCCTGCATCCAATCTAACCAATCGACATTGAGGAAGAGTAGACAAGATCCGGCAGATTTCACCACCGTTGTGTTCAGTTTCTGTGACGAACAACTCCCCTATATGACCAAAATTCCTGGGCGTAATATCACTTTGAAACAGTTCAAGGATTGTCTACTAAAGAAAGGCAGCTATCG GTATTTCTTCAAAACAGCATGCAAAGATTTAGATATGAAAGTGATCCAGGAAGAAATAACGAACGACTCCGAGGTTTTGCCGCTGTGGGAAGGCAAAGTAATGGCACAGGTCAAAGCGATGGAGTGA
- the LOC124404329 gene encoding axin isoform X2, giving the protein MSGPRHSEAHCFNENSPRPPVPGEETGSRVSRLRQQSQALTPRRSSLAYTTASVPCDGSAPLGFEPEGSCGGTCMESVSPPACLRWARNLHSLLQDPEGIALFRKYLDQEGRPHAEPLNFWYACEGLKNHHDPDTIHQLVKLIYRRFFLNLQLPVPEDVRKEANRRVKEGRVDGKVFDNVQIEVEHLINETTYPNFLKSEMYLQYVQSYQNPDSGSCTSSGSSREMSVSCGPSLLPTLHEDSEFISSAHTSHSASETPGELRAGELRLTRDVLMATQQTRAMELRPKPEAYAGDGMSIGRPRSSKKQYMRQCRAMKESASLNRDPMVHCTVIPRTQRVPRDQTRSLKPEIFAQVLIEKLENVKRARETQEKLDRHLQDGEIIGGDVMNEPPTGGARTLADAIREKLLVEDDSDQAILDQHVSRVWSDLTPSRSPGLASPRPHSPERRRGLLHNYPHQRPYKQRKEKDVSSTFSADSGNIHDFPEGSDLLGAGSMSSLGSHLPKSKSIPSDYAESLNKPDLYQPSHDQRIRRSDISRRSTSSKKSMTELTDSGVSVVSDAPPLAASKDSRLLSWLKESDKKSDSKHSRHGKKYGSRSGSLERTSRETWGVPAQPFVADPGMPPLPQPHTATQLEEARRRLMEEDRARGGSSRQRYPNSGKLSCEPTNLNPSCIQSNQSTLRKSRQDPADFTTVVFSFCDEQLPYMTKIPGRNITLKQFKDCLLKKGSYRYFFKTACKDLDMKVIQEEITNDSEVLPLWEGKVMAQVKAME; this is encoded by the exons ATGAGTGGGCCGCGACATAGCGAAGCTCACTGCTTCAATGAGAACTCTCCGAGGCCACCGGTGCCTG GAGAGGAGACTGGCAGCCGTGTCAGCAGACTCCGTCAACAGAGCCAAGCCCTAACACCGAGGCGCTCTTCGCTTGCTTATACCACCGCTTCTGTTCCTTGCGATGGTTCGGCTCCGCTGGGTTTCGAGCCAGAGGGAAGCTGCGGTGGTACCTGTATGGAAAGCGTCTCGCCACCTGCCTGCCTCAGGTGGGCGAGGAACTTGCACTCGCTTCTACAAGATCCGGAGGGTATAGCATTGTTCAGAAAGTATCTCGACCAGGAAGGCAGGCCCCATGCGGAACCACTAAATTTTTGGTATGCCTGCGAAGGGCTGAAGAATCATCATGATCCGGACACGATACATCAGCTGGTCAAACTTATTTATAGAAG ATTCTTTCTCAACTTGCAGCTACCGGTGCCGGAAGATGTTAGGAAAGAAGCTAATCGCCGCGTCAAAGAAGGCCGAGTCGACGGAAAGGTGTTCGACAATGTTCAGATCGAAGTCGAACACCTTATCAACGAAACCACTTACCCAAACTTCCTCAAATCCGAAATGTACTTACAGTATGTTCAATCCTATCAAAACCCGGATTCTGGCAGTTGTACCAGTTCTGGGTCGAGTCGGGAAATGTCTGTATCCTGTGGGCCAAGCTTACTACCGACTCTCCACGAAGACAGCGAATTCATTAGTTCAGCTCACACCTCGCATTCGGCTAGCGAAACACCCGGGGAGTTGAGGGCTGGCGAATTAAGACTGACCAGGGATGTTCTCATGGCGACTCAACAAACCAGAGCGATGGAACTACGGCCTAAGCCAGAGGCCTATGCTGG CGATGGTATGTCGATAGGAAGGCCTCGCAGTAGTAAAAAGCAGTACATGCGACAATGCAGGGCTATGAAAGAGTCGGCGAGTCTGAACCGTGATCCGATGGTACACTGCACGGTTATCCCTAGAACGCAACGAGTGCCTCGCGATCAAACACGTTCTTtaaagccggaaatttttgccCAAGTCTTGATagagaaattagaaaatgtaaaaagagCGCGCGAGACGCAGGAGAAATTGGACAGGCATTTGCAAGATGGGGAAATTATTGGCGGGGATGTGATGAACGAGCCTCCAACCGGCGGGGCCAGAACGCTGGCCGACGCCATTAGAGAAAAGCTTCTGGTCGAAGACGACAGTGATCAAGCTATTCTGGATCAACACGTATCCAGGGTTTGGTCAGATCTAACTCCGTCGAGATCACCTGGCCTCGCCTCACCCAGACCCCACTCTCCTGAACGGAGGCGAGGACTGCTGCACAATTATCCTCATCAACGACCatacaaacaaagaaaagaaaaagatgttTCGTCTACATTTTCGGCGGACAGCGGCAATATTCACGATTTTCCCGAAGGTAGCGATTTATTGGGAGCTGGTTCAATGAGCTCTCTAGGATCCCATTTGCCAAAATCGAAATCCATCCCATCCGATTATGCAGAATCACTGAATAAACCGGATCTTTACCAACCAT cTCACGATCAGAGAATCCGAAGGTCTGATATAAGTAGAAGATCGACATCTTCTAAAAAATCAATGACTGAATTAACTGACAGCGGTGTCAGTGTGGTGAGCGATGCACCTCCGTTAGCTGCTAGCAAAGACAGTCGCCTATTGTCTTGGTTGAAAGAATCTGATAAGAAAAGTGATTCTAAGCACAGTCGACATGGAAAGAAGTACGGTTCACGAAGCGGCTCTTTGGAGAGAACTAGCAGGGAGACTTGGGGCGTTCCTGCCCAACCTTTTGTCGCCGATCCTGGAATGCCTCCTCTGCCGCAACCACATACA GCCACGCAGCTAGAAGAAGCCAGAAGAAGGTTGATGGAAGAGGACAGAGCGAGAGGTGGTAGTAGTAGACAACGTTACCCAAATAGTGGTAAGCTGTCGTGTGAACCGACTAATCTAAATCCATCCTGCATCCAATCTAACCAATCGACATTGAGGAAGAGTAGACAAGATCCGGCAGATTTCACCACCGTTGTGTTCAGTTTCTGTGACGAACAACTCCCCTATATGACCAAAATTCCTGGGCGTAATATCACTTTGAAACAGTTCAAGGATTGTCTACTAAAGAAAGGCAGCTATCG GTATTTCTTCAAAACAGCATGCAAAGATTTAGATATGAAAGTGATCCAGGAAGAAATAACGAACGACTCCGAGGTTTTGCCGCTGTGGGAAGGCAAAGTAATGGCACAGGTCAAAGCGATGGAGTGA